The following are encoded in a window of Castanea sativa cultivar Marrone di Chiusa Pesio chromosome 5, ASM4071231v1 genomic DNA:
- the LOC142636660 gene encoding pterin-4-alpha-carbinolamine dehydratase 2, mitochondrial isoform X1, whose product MRHMMFRDSISMFRMLHLHPPILCLSKSHLLKPPSVFLFGTHGRSSIRGTEILLDHVGVSSNRNSLYGFRTFCTGQDLSIKKCVPCDLKDLRPMTEEVANGLLQQVAGWNLVNEGGVLKLNRSMKVKSFTKGLELFQLIAGVAEAEAHHPDLHLVEWNNITIEIWTHAVGGLTENDFILATKINKLNMHHLLRRKVTD is encoded by the exons ATGAGACATATGATGTTTCGTGACTCTATATCTATGTTTCGGATGCTACATCTCCATCCTCCCATTCTCTGTCTCTCTAAATCTCATCTTTTGAAG CCTCCATCGGTGTTTTTGTTTGGAACTCATGGACG TTCCAGTATACGAGGAACTGAGATACTTCTAGACCATGTGGGGGTGTCATCAAATAGGAACTCACTTTATGGATTTAGAACTTTTTGCACTGGCCAAG ATTTGTCAATTAAGAAGTGTGTGCCATGCGACTTAAAAGATCTGCGACCCATGACCGAAGAAGTGGCAAATGGTCTACTTCAACAG GTAGCTGGATGGAATTTGGTGAATGAAGGTGGTGTGTTGAAGCTGAATCGATCAATGAAAGTGAAGAGTTTTACCAAAGGTCTGGAATTATTCCAGCTTATAGCTGGTGTTGCAGAAGCAGAAG CTCACCATCCAGATCTTCATCTTGTTGAATGGAACAACATAACGATTGAGATCTGGACTCATGCAGTTG GTGGACTGACTGAAAATGACTTCATACTTGCTACAAAGATCAATAAGCTGAATATGCATCACCTACTGAGGCGAAAAGTTACCGATTAA
- the LOC142636660 gene encoding pterin-4-alpha-carbinolamine dehydratase 2, mitochondrial isoform X2: MRHMMFRDSISMFRMLHLHPPILCLSKSHLLKPPSVFLFGTHGRSSIRGTEILLDHVGVSSNRNSLYGFRTFCTGQDLSIKKCVPCDLKDLRPMTEEVANGLLQQVAGWNLVNEGGVLKLNRSMKVKSFTKGLELFQLIAGVAEAEGGLTENDFILATKINKLNMHHLLRRKVTD; encoded by the exons ATGAGACATATGATGTTTCGTGACTCTATATCTATGTTTCGGATGCTACATCTCCATCCTCCCATTCTCTGTCTCTCTAAATCTCATCTTTTGAAG CCTCCATCGGTGTTTTTGTTTGGAACTCATGGACG TTCCAGTATACGAGGAACTGAGATACTTCTAGACCATGTGGGGGTGTCATCAAATAGGAACTCACTTTATGGATTTAGAACTTTTTGCACTGGCCAAG ATTTGTCAATTAAGAAGTGTGTGCCATGCGACTTAAAAGATCTGCGACCCATGACCGAAGAAGTGGCAAATGGTCTACTTCAACAG GTAGCTGGATGGAATTTGGTGAATGAAGGTGGTGTGTTGAAGCTGAATCGATCAATGAAAGTGAAGAGTTTTACCAAAGGTCTGGAATTATTCCAGCTTATAGCTGGTGTTGCAGAAGCAGAAG GTGGACTGACTGAAAATGACTTCATACTTGCTACAAAGATCAATAAGCTGAATATGCATCACCTACTGAGGCGAAAAGTTACCGATTAA
- the LOC142633667 gene encoding putative methyltransferase At1g29790 has translation MGFTMGLNLLLLLAMVATNILSLYHLSSTLQTPKKPPTTAPLVPDHLIQQLHTIRATINQLTRLQPTTTSTTTTTKSTTPPDLLLHSRLSPIASSCHNHADLLHKYMTYTPYSLCPPDSDSIAESLILRGCHPLPRRRCFSRTPPKPTSSLPHNPFPSSLPDQNVLWSSKNYSCSSFSCLIRSNPKLGFDPSREIQRFTSYTNELDLPIPQLLQIANSANSALRLGLDIGGGTGTFAATMKLHNVTVVTTTMNLGAPYNEAVALRGLVPLHVPLQQRLPVFDGVLDLVRCGHAVNRWIPATALEFLLFDVDRVLRSGGYLWLDHFFSKSVDLDKVYGPLIGKLGYKKVKWATGSKADSKYGEVYLTALLQKPGSK, from the coding sequence ATGGGTTTCACCATGGGTCTGAACTTGCTGCTCCTCCTAGCCATGGTGGCTACAAACATCTTATCTCTGTACCACCTTTCCTCCACACTTCAGACCCCAAAGAAGCCCCCAACCACCGCACCTCTAGTCCCTGACCACCTTATTCAGCAGCTCCACACCATACGCGCCACCATCAACCAACTCACGCGCCTCCAACCCACCACCACTTCCACAACCACAACTACCAAATCAACTACCCCACCAGATCTCCTCCTCCACTCCCGCCTCTCCCCAATCGCCTCATCTTGCCACAACCACGCTGACCTCCTCCACAAGTACATGACTTACACTCCTTACTCACTCTGCCCACCAGACTCTGACTCCATAGCCGAGTCCCTCATCCTCCGCGGCTGCCACCCTCTCCCTCGCCGCCGCTGCTTCTCCAGAACCCCACCAAAACCCACTTCCTCTCTTCCCCATAACCCTTTCCCTTCTTCTCTCCCCGACCAGAACGTCCTCTGGTCTAGCAAAAACTACTCTTGTAGCTCCTTCAGCTGCCTCATTCGCTCAAACCCGAAACTTGGCTTCGACCCATCTCGCGAAATCCAGAGATTCACCTCCTACACCAACGAGCTCGACCTCCCGATCCCGCAGCTGCTCCAGATTGCGAACTCGGCCAACTCTGCCCTCCGGCTCGGCCTCGATATTGGAGGCGGAACGGGGACTTTTGCCGCGACGATGAAGCTCCACAATGTGACTGTCGTTACAACCACCATGAATCTAGGAGCTCCTTACAATGAGGCGGTGGCATTGAGGGGACTGGTGCCTCTGCACGTGCCGTTGCAGCAGAGGTTGCCGGTTTTCGACGGGGTGTTGGATCTGGTTCGGTGTGGACACGCCGTGAATAGGTGGATACCGGCGACGGCGCTGGAGTTCTTGCTTTTTGATGTGGATAGAGTGTTGAGGAGTGGAGGGTACTTGTGGTTGGATCATTTCTTTAGCAAAAGTGTGGATCTTGATAAGGTTTATGGACCGTTGATTGGGAAGTTGGGGTACAAGAAAGTGAAGTGGGCAACTGGGAGTAAGGCTGATTCGAAGTATGGGGAGGTTTATTTGACTGCCCTCTTGCAAAAGCCTGGTTCCAAATGA